The region CGCGTCGTCGCTCAGCCCATGTTCGAGAAAGACCATCAGGCCCGTTGGCTTGAGGACGCGGCGCATCTCAAAGAGCGCCGCCGCCACATCGGCAATCGTGCAGAGCGTGAAGGTCGTCACCACGCCGTTAAAGTGGTCATCGGCAAAAGGCAACCGGCCGCTGGCGTCGAGATACATCTTGTCAACCGGCATCCGTGCGGCGGCAATGCGATTGGCGACGCGGCTGGCGAGCATGCGTTCAGGATCAATGATCGTCAGGTGGCTGACCGTTTCAGGGTAATGCGGCAGATTCAGGCCCGTGCCGAAACCGATCTCCAGCACCCGCCCCCGAAGCGGCTCAAGCGTTGCCCGCCGGTAACGACTGACTTCATCGCCGCGCAACAAGACATCGAGCGCGCGCGGGAAGATCTGTCGTGAATAAAAGCCCATCGCTCACCTTGCCAGTGAGCCAATACTTTACAACGGCGGCGGCAGCTTAGAGAAGGTGCGAAGGCCCGATTATCCTAAAGGTTTTCTTTTTGTTGCGGCCCTTGATAGGGCGGCGCGGGTTCAGATAGACTCATTACAGACGGTCGAATCCAGACTGCTGACGAGTGCCCTTGCGAGAATCTACGGGAGAGAATTCATGATGCCTTTTGTTCGGGCGATCACCGCCTGCCTTGCTCTATTGCTCTTTGCCGCGACCGGCGGCGCGCAGACGTTCGACGTCAAGACGCAGACGCTCAAGAACGGCATGAAGATTCTTGTGCAGGAAGATCATTCGATCCCGAACGCGACGCTTTACGTCTTTTACCGCGTCGGCTCGCGCAACGAGCGCCCCGGCACGACCGGCCTGTCGCACTTCTTCGAGCATATGATGTTCAACGGCGCGAAGAAATACGGCCCGGGCCAGTTCGACCGCGTCATGGAGGCCGCCGGCGGCAGCAACAATGCCTATACCAACAATGACGTGACCGTCTATCAGGACTGGTTCCCAAGCTCGCAGCTTGAGCTGATGTTCGACCTCGAAGCCGACCGCATTCAGAATCTCGCCTTCGACCCGAAGATCATCGAGAGCGAGCGCGGCGTCGTCGCCAACGAGCGCCGGCTGTCGGTCGATAACGACAACTTCGGCACGCTCTCCGAGCAACTCCAGGCGACCGCCTACACGGCGCACCCGTACCAGTGGCCTGTGGTCGGCTGGATGGTTGACATCGAAAACTGGAAGATGGAAGACCTGCGCCATCACTTCGAGATGGGCTACTCGCCGTCGAATGCGACGATGGTCGTCTGCGGCGATGTCAGCGCCGATCAGGTCTTCGCGCTGGCAAAGAAATACATTGAGCCGATCCCGTCGCACGCGCCGCCGCCGCCGGTGACCACGCAAGAGCCCGAACAGCAGGGCGAGCGCCGTCTGGTCGTCAAGAAGTTCGCGCAGTTGCCGCTGCTGATAGTCGGCTATCACGTGCCGCAGACGGCGAGCAATGAGTATTACGCTTTGCAGGTCTTGCGAACGATTCTCTTTTCGGGGCAAAGCTCGCGGATGTACCAGCGGTTAGTGGATAAAGATCAACTGGCGATCAGCATCACTTCAGACATGGAGTTTGCTTTCGACCCGACGCTCGTGCTGGTCACGGCGCAGCCGAAGGCCGGCGTCGCCACCGAAGCGGTCGAGCGCGCCATCTATGACGAGTTTGACAAAGCGCGGGCGCAGCCGGTCAGCGATCAAGAGATCGCCAAAGCCAAGAACATCCTGCTGGCCAACTTCTACCGCGAGATGAAGACGATCAACGGGCGCGCCAACACGCTTGGCAGCTACGAAGTCTTCTTCGGCGATTATCGGAAACTTTTCAACGCCGTGCAGGAATATAACAAAGTGACCGCAGACGACGTGCGGCGCATCGCGGAAAAATACTTTGGCGACAAGAACCGCACCGTCGCGACGCTCGTGCCGGAAGCCGAAGAGAAGAAATAGGGAAGAAGAATTCATGAAGCGATTGCTCACGCTTTTATTCGTCATTGCGATTGCCACGTCCGGCAGCGCGCCGGTGCGCGCCGCCGATGGCGCGCTCAAGCTGCCGCCTTTTAAGAAGGTCAAACTGCCGAACGGCCTGACCCTCATGTTGATGGAGCAGCACGAAGTGCCCATCATCAGCTTCAACTTTGTCATTCGCGCCGGGGCGGTTGCAGACCCGGCAGGCAAAGAGGGGCTGGCGGCGCTCACCGCCGGATTGCTGCGCAAAGGCACGCGCTCGCGCAGCGCCGACCAGATTGCCGCGGAGCTGGATTTCATCGGCGGCACGCTGAACACCTCGGCGACCTATGATGACTCGAACGGCGCGGCGGAGTTCGTCAAGAAAGACATCAATAAGGGGCTCGACCTGCTCGGCGACGTGCTGCTCAATGCGACCTTCCCGCAGGACGAAGTCGTCAAGCTGCTCAAGCAGCGCGCCGACGCCATCAAAGCCGCTAAGGATGAGCCGCAAGCGGTGATCGGCAATTACTTCAACGCCTACCTCTACGGCAATCACCCGTACGCGCGGCCCGTCGGCGGCGACGAGCGGACGCTGGCGGCGATCACCCGTGATGACGTGGTGAAGTTCTATCAAACCTACTACACCGCGCCTAACGCGATTCTCGCCGTCGTCGGCGATTTCAACACCGCGGAGATGCAGCAGGCACTCACGGACAAGTTCGGCTCGTGGAGCGGCAAGGCGACTGCCCCGGCGAGCGTGCCTGAGCCGCAGCCATTCGCCGGCAAGAAGCTGTTGCTGATTGACAAGCCCGACGCGACACAGACGTTTTATCAGATCGGCAACGTCGGCATCAGCCGCACCAACCCCGACCGCGTTTACATTCAGGTCATCAACACGCTGTTCGGCGGGCGCTTCACCTCGATGCTCAACAGCGCCCTGCGGATTCAGAGCGGCCTGACTTACGGGGCGCGCTCGACCTTCAACCAGTTGCGCGCCGCCGGGCCGTTTGCCATGTACACCTACACGCCGAACGCGACGACCGAAAAAGCGATGGACATGACGCTCGATGTCTTGCGGCGGCTGCACGACAAAGGCATCACCGAAGAAGAATTGAAATCGGCCAAGAGTTATATGAAAGGCCAGTTCCCGCCGACTATCGAAACCAGCGACCAGTTAGCGGCGCTGCTGGCGCAGTTGGAATTTTACGGGCTTGATGAAAGCGACGTGAATAACTATTACGCCAAGATCGATTCGATGACGATGCAGGACGCGCAGCGCGTCATCAAGCAATATTTTCCGGCGGATAATCTGGTCTTCGTGCTGATCGGTAAAGCTGGCGATATTCAGAGCGTGGTCAAGAAGTACGCCACGCAGTTCGATACGAGATCGATCAATCAGCCGGGATTTTGAAACCGCTTTGTCGCGTTTCAATGACGCGACGGCAGAATGATCCCCTTTGGAAAAGATGAAAAAGCTCCCAGCTATCGCGATCCTATTCGCCCTTATGATTTCGCCGCTCGGCCTGTATGCCGATGACGGAATGTGGACCTTCGATAACCCGCCGCGCAAGCAGTGGAAAGAGAAGTATGACTTCGCGCCTGCGGACGCCTGGCTCGATCATGTGCGGCTGGCCAGCGTGAGATTGAACGACGGCGGCAGCGGCGCATTCGTGTCACCCGATGGCTTGCTGATGACCAACCAGCATGTCGCCAGCGGCCAGTTGCAGAAAGTCTCGACCAAAGAACGCGACTACACCAAAGAAGGTTTTTACGCGCGCACCGCCACCGAAGAGTTGAAATGCCCCGACCTGGAAATCAATGTGCTGGTGGCGCTCGAAGACGTCACCGCCCGCGTCCGTGGCGCGGCCAAGCCGAATGCTTCCGACAGAGAGGCCAACCAGCAGCGCAAAGCCGAGATGGCGGCGATTGAAAAAGCCTCCGCCGAAAAGACCGGCCTGCGCAGTGAAGTCGTGACGCTTTACAGCGGCGGCGAGTACTGGCTCTATCGTTATAAAAAATACACCGATCTGCGGCTGGTCTTTGCCGCCGAAGAGCAGATCGCGTTCTTCGGCGGTGACCCCGACAACTTCACCTACCCGCGTTATGACCTCGACGTCGCTTTCTTCCGCGTTTATGAAAACAATCAGCCGCTCAAGACCGAGCATTATTTCAAATGGTCGGCAAGCGGGCCTGCGGACGGCGAGTTCGTCATTGCCAGCGGCAACCCCGGCTCGACGGCGCGGTTGTTGACGCTGGCGCAGATTCAGTACCAGCGCGACGCCGGCAACC is a window of Blastocatellia bacterium DNA encoding:
- a CDS encoding methyltransferase domain-containing protein, yielding MGFYSRQIFPRALDVLLRGDEVSRYRRATLEPLRGRVLEIGFGTGLNLPHYPETVSHLTIIDPERMLASRVANRIAAARMPVDKMYLDASGRLPFADDHFNGVVTTFTLCTIADVAAALFEMRRVLKPTGLMVFLEHGLSDDARIARWQQRLNPIQKVIACGCHLNRQIDELITSAGLTIDRLARDVMPGLPRIIGSLYRGTARKE
- a CDS encoding pitrilysin family protein, with product MMPFVRAITACLALLLFAATGGAQTFDVKTQTLKNGMKILVQEDHSIPNATLYVFYRVGSRNERPGTTGLSHFFEHMMFNGAKKYGPGQFDRVMEAAGGSNNAYTNNDVTVYQDWFPSSQLELMFDLEADRIQNLAFDPKIIESERGVVANERRLSVDNDNFGTLSEQLQATAYTAHPYQWPVVGWMVDIENWKMEDLRHHFEMGYSPSNATMVVCGDVSADQVFALAKKYIEPIPSHAPPPPVTTQEPEQQGERRLVVKKFAQLPLLIVGYHVPQTASNEYYALQVLRTILFSGQSSRMYQRLVDKDQLAISITSDMEFAFDPTLVLVTAQPKAGVATEAVERAIYDEFDKARAQPVSDQEIAKAKNILLANFYREMKTINGRANTLGSYEVFFGDYRKLFNAVQEYNKVTADDVRRIAEKYFGDKNRTVATLVPEAEEKK
- a CDS encoding pitrilysin family protein; this encodes MKRLLTLLFVIAIATSGSAPVRAADGALKLPPFKKVKLPNGLTLMLMEQHEVPIISFNFVIRAGAVADPAGKEGLAALTAGLLRKGTRSRSADQIAAELDFIGGTLNTSATYDDSNGAAEFVKKDINKGLDLLGDVLLNATFPQDEVVKLLKQRADAIKAAKDEPQAVIGNYFNAYLYGNHPYARPVGGDERTLAAITRDDVVKFYQTYYTAPNAILAVVGDFNTAEMQQALTDKFGSWSGKATAPASVPEPQPFAGKKLLLIDKPDATQTFYQIGNVGISRTNPDRVYIQVINTLFGGRFTSMLNSALRIQSGLTYGARSTFNQLRAAGPFAMYTYTPNATTEKAMDMTLDVLRRLHDKGITEEELKSAKSYMKGQFPPTIETSDQLAALLAQLEFYGLDESDVNNYYAKIDSMTMQDAQRVIKQYFPADNLVFVLIGKAGDIQSVVKKYATQFDTRSINQPGF